The genomic DNA GCGCGATCGCTCTCCGGGGCTATTTATCTCTTCGGGGCCTTTCATGGAATGCTCCCATTTCCCGATACGATGCGTTACGGGTTTTTGCCCTGGAGCCTTCCATTTCTCGCTCTTGGATGGAAATGGCGGCGGGAGCTGCTAGCGACTTTGCGCGTCCGGCGCTTTACTGGAGCGATCGGGGACTTACTGGTGACCCCCTCGGGGTATTTGCTCGTCACGCTTCTGATCCCCATCGCAGGGCTCACTCTTCTCTCGCTCGTGCTCTTTCCGCTCTTTCTGCCGCGCTACTTGATCTATGGCCTTCCGATGTACTACTTGCTCGTGAGCCGATGCGCCGTGCTGGCCGCATCGAGTGCGCGCGGTCAAATTCTGCTTCTTCTTCCGGCCATTGGCTGGAGTCTCGCCTCGGCCTTTTCCCATCAGCTCATACGGTGGTTCGGTTGAGGGAATGAAGGGTTGACCGAATGAGCGCGGGAACTTAGAATTTCGGACCGAAGGTTATGCAAAGCGCGCTTCCAAGGGTATCTGTGGTCGTTCCGGTTTTCAACAGCGAACGAATCCTCCCTCTGCTGGTGCAGCGGCTTCAGCCCGTTTTGGCGGCTTGCGCTTCGGAGGCGGAAGTGATCTTGGTGAACGATGGGAGCGAAGATCGGAGTTGGGAGACGATTAGCGATTTGGCTCGGCAGCATTCGTGGATTCGGGGGATTTGTCTGATGCGGAATTACGGTCAGCACAATGCGCTCCTATGCGGGATTCGGGCGGCTCGCGGCGATGTGATCGTCACGATGGATGACGATTTGCAGCATCCCCCGGAAGAAATTCCGAAGCTCTTGGCGAAGCTGGCCGAAGGATACGACGTCGTCTACGGGACTCCACTCAAACCGCCTCATGGCTTTTGGCGCACGATGGCCGCGCAAATCACGAAATTAGCCTTGCAGAGCGCGATGGGAGCCGAGACGGCGCGCTATGTTAGCGCCTTTCGAGCCTTTCGCACGTCGTTGCGCCAGGCCTTTGCCAACTATCAGGGTCCCTTTGTCTCGATTGACGTCTTGCTCACGTGGGGGACAACGCGATTTGCCGCGGTCGCTGTGCGGCACGATCCGCGGCCGATCGGAAGCTCTCATTACACCTTTTGGAAGCTCGTCACCCATGCGCTCAACATGATGACGGGATTCAGCGTACTCCCGCTGCAGATCGCGAGCTTGATCGGCTTTTTCTTCTCGCTCTTCGGCCTCGGAGTGCTCGTCTATGTCGTCGGGCGCTATTTGATCCACGGGGGAAGCGTTCCGGGATTTCCGTTCCTGGCTTCGATCATCGCGATCTTCTCCGGCGCGCAACTGCTCTCGCTGGGGATCATTGGCGAATATCTTGCCCGAATGCATTTCCGCGTGATGGAACGCCCGGCGAGCGTCGTTCGTGAAACAGTCGGATTCGAGGAGGAACGTTCTCGTGAAGTTGACTCAGCCGTCCATTCGGCTCTCTCCTCTTGATACGCAGCGTTTCGGGATACGCACAGCGCGGGCGTTCGCGGGGACTGTGGAAGATGTATCTGCGATCCTAGACTTCTGCGCGCGCGAAGACGTAGATCTGCTCATCGTTCGGTGTCATGCGGACGACCTTCGCACGGCTCACAGGCTTGAGCAGGCTGGGGGGCGACTCATGGACACGCTCATCTACTATTGCCGGGACTTGCAGGGAACGCCCATTCCTGCGGAAGAGCCTTTTGTCCTCATCCGCTCCGCGCGTCCTGAAGATGTAGAGGCTGTCCGTCACATCGCGGCAGAGGCTTTTCGCGGATATCGGGGGCATTATCATGCCGATCCGCGCCTGGATCCTGTGAATTCAGATGAGGCCTATGTAGATTGGGCGGTGCGTTCGTGTCGCGGTGAGCTGGCGGATGAAGTCCTCGTGGCTGCGGAAGAAGGAGGGAGATTGCTTGGATTCGTCACCCTGCGTTTGAACGATCCCGAGGAGGTAGAAGGAGGATTATTCGCGGTCTCTCCGGAAGCCCGAGGGAAGGGGATTGCTCGTGCCCTCATTATAGAAGCCTTGCGATGGTGCCAGCGACGTAAGATGGCGCGCTTTCTTATCTCCACTCAGATCACCAATATCGCAGCGCAGAAGGTATGGATTCGCGCGGGGCTTGAACCGAGTTATGCCTATTACACCTTTCACGTGTGGTTCGATGAATGATGCGGGAGCAAATTCCGCGTGACCGTGACGGGTTGCTCGCCTGAGCGGAGGTCCGGCATGTATCGGATCCCCTTCAATCGGCCATCTTTGACGGGGCGGGAGCAAGCGTACATGGCTCAGGCTGTGGCGAATGGGCATATCTCCGGTGATGGAGCGTTCACTCGGCGATGCCGGGAGTTACTGGAGCAGTTGCTCGACGCGCCGTGCGTATTGCTCACGCCTTCGGGGACTCATGCGCTGGAGTTGATGGCGCTGCTTCTCAACATTGAACCGGGTG from Blastocatellia bacterium includes the following:
- a CDS encoding glycosyltransferase family 2 protein, whose protein sequence is MQSALPRVSVVVPVFNSERILPLLVQRLQPVLAACASEAEVILVNDGSEDRSWETISDLARQHSWIRGICLMRNYGQHNALLCGIRAARGDVIVTMDDDLQHPPEEIPKLLAKLAEGYDVVYGTPLKPPHGFWRTMAAQITKLALQSAMGAETARYVSAFRAFRTSLRQAFANYQGPFVSIDVLLTWGTTRFAAVAVRHDPRPIGSSHYTFWKLVTHALNMMTGFSVLPLQIASLIGFFFSLFGLGVLVYVVGRYLIHGGSVPGFPFLASIIAIFSGAQLLSLGIIGEYLARMHFRVMERPASVVRETVGFEEERSREVDSAVHSALSS
- a CDS encoding GNAT family N-acetyltransferase gives rise to the protein MKLTQPSIRLSPLDTQRFGIRTARAFAGTVEDVSAILDFCAREDVDLLIVRCHADDLRTAHRLEQAGGRLMDTLIYYCRDLQGTPIPAEEPFVLIRSARPEDVEAVRHIAAEAFRGYRGHYHADPRLDPVNSDEAYVDWAVRSCRGELADEVLVAAEEGGRLLGFVTLRLNDPEEVEGGLFAVSPEARGKGIARALIIEALRWCQRRKMARFLISTQITNIAAQKVWIRAGLEPSYAYYTFHVWFDE